Proteins encoded in a region of the Phacochoerus africanus isolate WHEZ1 chromosome 8, ROS_Pafr_v1, whole genome shotgun sequence genome:
- the ZBTB32 gene encoding zinc finger and BTB domain-containing protein 32 isoform X4, whose protein sequence is MRCPGGSYNRTPITGAWQEVWPQDQRIPLSLNLHKGLWSQNQLASSSPTPGSLPQGPTALSPGEMEEADQRHTGELATCVGHVATAGHASPRHPPPRPPARSRPYSCSVCGKRFSLKHQMETHYRVHTGEKPFSCSLCPQRSRDFSAMTKHLRTHGAAPYRCPLCKAGCPSLASMQAHMRGHSPSQLPPGWTIRSTFLYSSSSRPSSST, encoded by the exons ATGCGGTGTCCAGGAGGAAGCTACAACCG CACCCCCATCACTGGAGCCTGGCAGGAGGTCTGGCCTCAGGACCAGAG GATCCCACTGTCCCTGAACCTCCACAAAGGCCTCTGGAGCCAGAACCAGTTGGCCTCCTCCAGCCCTACCCCAG gttccctcccccagggccccacAGCACTCAGCCCTGGGGAAATGGAGGAGGCTGATCAGAGGCACACAG GTGAACTTGCAACCTGTGTGGGTCATGTGGCCACAGCAGGCCACGCATCTCCCCGACACCCTCCCCCACGCCCTCCCGCTCGGTCTCGGCCCTATTCTTGTTCTGTCTGTGGGAAGAGGTTTTCACTCAAACATCAGATGGAGACGCACTACCGTGTTCACACAG GAGAGAAGCCCTTCTCCTGTAGCCTCTGTCCCCAGCGCTCCCGGGACTTCTCAGCCATGACCAAGCACCTGCGGACGCACGGGGCTGCACCCTACCGCTGCCCTCTGTGCAAAGCCGGctgccccagcctggcctccaTGCAGGCACACATGCGCGGCCACTCGCCCAGCCAGCTCCCACCAGGATGGACCATTCGCTCCACCTTCCtctactcctcctcctccagaccCTCTTCCTCCACCTGA
- the ZBTB32 gene encoding zinc finger and BTB domain-containing protein 32 isoform X3, whose protein sequence is MPLSPTRLPSPYGSDRLVRLAARLRPALCDTLITVGSQEFPAHSLVLAGVSQQLGRRGCWALGKGISPSTFAQLLHFVYGESLELQPGELGPLEEAARVLGVQSLEEACRRAQRDPAKDELGPRLKEQQKEPEQPTGDSLRGVEGFGENERAETFFRAGEQEQETLHRHRRPRESPEMAETTREGQREQMRLKEKLNQAPTGHGKQEMIMRVSDGPGGSEENLRELPGPLPPSGPLQTGITPRPWWAEAPWLGEGPPALWSILLLPPRYGTPFSHSTPITGAWQEVWPQDQRFPPPGPHSTQPWGNGGG, encoded by the exons ATGCCCCTGTCCCCGACAAGACTGCCTAGTCCCTATGGCTCTGATCGGCTGGTACGGCTAGCAGCCAGGCTCCGGCCAGCACTATGTGATACCCTGATCACAGTGgggagccaggagttccctgccCACAGCCTGGTGCTGGCAGGTGTGAGCCAGCAGCTGGGCCGCAGGGGCTGCTGGGCTCTGGGAAAAGGCATCAGCCCTTCTACCTTTGCCCAACTTCTGCACTTTGTTTATGGGGAGAGTCTAGAGCTGCAACCTGGGGAACTGGGGCCCCTTGAGGAGGCAGCCAGAGTGTTGGGGGTACAGTCCCTGGAAGAGGCGTGCAGGAGAGCTCAAAGGGACCCTGCCAAAGACGAGCTGGGTCCAAGGCTGAAGGAACAACAGAAGGAACCAGAACAACCCACAGGGGATTCTCTGAGAGGAGTGGAGGGCTTTGGAGAGAACGAGAGAGCAGAGACGTTCTTTAGAGCTGGTGAGCAAGAACAGGAGACATTGCACAGGCACAGGCGACCAAGAGAGAGCCCTGAGATGGCAGAGACAACTCGGGAGGGTCAAAGGGAGCAGATGAGACTAAAGGAGAAACTTAACCAAGCCCCCACTGGCCATGGGAAGCAAGAAATGATCATGCGGGTGAGCGATGGTCCAGGGGGCTCTGAGGAAAATCTGCGGGAGCTCCCTGGCCCCCTTCCCCCATCAGGTCCCCTCCAAACTGGCATCACCCCTAGGCCCTGGTGGGCTGAGGCCCCTTGGTTGGGGGAGGGCCCGCCTGCCCTGTGGAGCATCCTGCTATTGCCGCCCAGATATGGCACTCCCTTCTCCCATAGCACCCCCATCACTGGAGCCTGGCAGGAGGTCTGGCCTCAGGACCAGAG gttccctcccccagggccccacAGCACTCAGCCCTGGGGAAATGGAGGAGGCTGA
- the ZBTB32 gene encoding zinc finger and BTB domain-containing protein 32 isoform X2 gives MPLSPTRLPSPYGSDRLVRLAARLRPALCDTLITVGSQEFPAHSLVLAGVSQQLGRRGCWALGKGISPSTFAQLLHFVYGESLELQPGELGPLEEAARVLGVQSLEEACRRAQRDPAKDELGPRLKEQQKEPEQPTGDSLRGVEGFGENERAETFFRAGEQEQETLHRHRRPRESPEMAETTREGQREQMRLKEKLNQAPTGHGKQEMIMRVSDGPGGSEENLRELPGPLPPSGPLQTGITPRPWWAEAPWLGEGPPALWSILLLPPRYGTPFSHSTPITGAWQEVWPQDQRIPLSLNLHKGLWSQNQLASSSPTPGSLPQGPTALSPGEMEEADQRHTGEKPFSCSLCPQRSRDFSAMTKHLRTHGAAPYRCPLCKAGCPSLASMQAHMRGHSPSQLPPGWTIRSTFLYSSSSRPSSST, from the exons ATGCCCCTGTCCCCGACAAGACTGCCTAGTCCCTATGGCTCTGATCGGCTGGTACGGCTAGCAGCCAGGCTCCGGCCAGCACTATGTGATACCCTGATCACAGTGgggagccaggagttccctgccCACAGCCTGGTGCTGGCAGGTGTGAGCCAGCAGCTGGGCCGCAGGGGCTGCTGGGCTCTGGGAAAAGGCATCAGCCCTTCTACCTTTGCCCAACTTCTGCACTTTGTTTATGGGGAGAGTCTAGAGCTGCAACCTGGGGAACTGGGGCCCCTTGAGGAGGCAGCCAGAGTGTTGGGGGTACAGTCCCTGGAAGAGGCGTGCAGGAGAGCTCAAAGGGACCCTGCCAAAGACGAGCTGGGTCCAAGGCTGAAGGAACAACAGAAGGAACCAGAACAACCCACAGGGGATTCTCTGAGAGGAGTGGAGGGCTTTGGAGAGAACGAGAGAGCAGAGACGTTCTTTAGAGCTGGTGAGCAAGAACAGGAGACATTGCACAGGCACAGGCGACCAAGAGAGAGCCCTGAGATGGCAGAGACAACTCGGGAGGGTCAAAGGGAGCAGATGAGACTAAAGGAGAAACTTAACCAAGCCCCCACTGGCCATGGGAAGCAAGAAATGATCATGCGGGTGAGCGATGGTCCAGGGGGCTCTGAGGAAAATCTGCGGGAGCTCCCTGGCCCCCTTCCCCCATCAGGTCCCCTCCAAACTGGCATCACCCCTAGGCCCTGGTGGGCTGAGGCCCCTTGGTTGGGGGAGGGCCCGCCTGCCCTGTGGAGCATCCTGCTATTGCCGCCCAGATATGGCACTCCCTTCTCCCATAGCACCCCCATCACTGGAGCCTGGCAGGAGGTCTGGCCTCAGGACCAGAG GATCCCACTGTCCCTGAACCTCCACAAAGGCCTCTGGAGCCAGAACCAGTTGGCCTCCTCCAGCCCTACCCCAG gttccctcccccagggccccacAGCACTCAGCCCTGGGGAAATGGAGGAGGCTGATCAGAGGCACACAG GAGAGAAGCCCTTCTCCTGTAGCCTCTGTCCCCAGCGCTCCCGGGACTTCTCAGCCATGACCAAGCACCTGCGGACGCACGGGGCTGCACCCTACCGCTGCCCTCTGTGCAAAGCCGGctgccccagcctggcctccaTGCAGGCACACATGCGCGGCCACTCGCCCAGCCAGCTCCCACCAGGATGGACCATTCGCTCCACCTTCCtctactcctcctcctccagaccCTCTTCCTCCACCTGA
- the ZBTB32 gene encoding zinc finger and BTB domain-containing protein 32 isoform X1 — protein sequence MPLSPTRLPSPYGSDRLVRLAARLRPALCDTLITVGSQEFPAHSLVLAGVSQQLGRRGCWALGKGISPSTFAQLLHFVYGESLELQPGELGPLEEAARVLGVQSLEEACRRAQRDPAKDELGPRLKEQQKEPEQPTGDSLRGVEGFGENERAETFFRAGEQEQETLHRHRRPRESPEMAETTREGQREQMRLKEKLNQAPTGHGKQEMIMRVSDGPGGSEENLRELPGPLPPSGPLQTGITPRPWWAEAPWLGEGPPALWSILLLPPRYGTPFSHSTPITGAWQEVWPQDQRIPLSLNLHKGLWSQNQLASSSPTPGSLPQGPTALSPGEMEEADQRHTGELATCVGHVATAGHASPRHPPPRPPARSRPYSCSVCGKRFSLKHQMETHYRVHTGEKPFSCSLCPQRSRDFSAMTKHLRTHGAAPYRCPLCKAGCPSLASMQAHMRGHSPSQLPPGWTIRSTFLYSSSSRPSSST from the exons ATGCCCCTGTCCCCGACAAGACTGCCTAGTCCCTATGGCTCTGATCGGCTGGTACGGCTAGCAGCCAGGCTCCGGCCAGCACTATGTGATACCCTGATCACAGTGgggagccaggagttccctgccCACAGCCTGGTGCTGGCAGGTGTGAGCCAGCAGCTGGGCCGCAGGGGCTGCTGGGCTCTGGGAAAAGGCATCAGCCCTTCTACCTTTGCCCAACTTCTGCACTTTGTTTATGGGGAGAGTCTAGAGCTGCAACCTGGGGAACTGGGGCCCCTTGAGGAGGCAGCCAGAGTGTTGGGGGTACAGTCCCTGGAAGAGGCGTGCAGGAGAGCTCAAAGGGACCCTGCCAAAGACGAGCTGGGTCCAAGGCTGAAGGAACAACAGAAGGAACCAGAACAACCCACAGGGGATTCTCTGAGAGGAGTGGAGGGCTTTGGAGAGAACGAGAGAGCAGAGACGTTCTTTAGAGCTGGTGAGCAAGAACAGGAGACATTGCACAGGCACAGGCGACCAAGAGAGAGCCCTGAGATGGCAGAGACAACTCGGGAGGGTCAAAGGGAGCAGATGAGACTAAAGGAGAAACTTAACCAAGCCCCCACTGGCCATGGGAAGCAAGAAATGATCATGCGGGTGAGCGATGGTCCAGGGGGCTCTGAGGAAAATCTGCGGGAGCTCCCTGGCCCCCTTCCCCCATCAGGTCCCCTCCAAACTGGCATCACCCCTAGGCCCTGGTGGGCTGAGGCCCCTTGGTTGGGGGAGGGCCCGCCTGCCCTGTGGAGCATCCTGCTATTGCCGCCCAGATATGGCACTCCCTTCTCCCATAGCACCCCCATCACTGGAGCCTGGCAGGAGGTCTGGCCTCAGGACCAGAG GATCCCACTGTCCCTGAACCTCCACAAAGGCCTCTGGAGCCAGAACCAGTTGGCCTCCTCCAGCCCTACCCCAG gttccctcccccagggccccacAGCACTCAGCCCTGGGGAAATGGAGGAGGCTGATCAGAGGCACACAG GTGAACTTGCAACCTGTGTGGGTCATGTGGCCACAGCAGGCCACGCATCTCCCCGACACCCTCCCCCACGCCCTCCCGCTCGGTCTCGGCCCTATTCTTGTTCTGTCTGTGGGAAGAGGTTTTCACTCAAACATCAGATGGAGACGCACTACCGTGTTCACACAG GAGAGAAGCCCTTCTCCTGTAGCCTCTGTCCCCAGCGCTCCCGGGACTTCTCAGCCATGACCAAGCACCTGCGGACGCACGGGGCTGCACCCTACCGCTGCCCTCTGTGCAAAGCCGGctgccccagcctggcctccaTGCAGGCACACATGCGCGGCCACTCGCCCAGCCAGCTCCCACCAGGATGGACCATTCGCTCCACCTTCCtctactcctcctcctccagaccCTCTTCCTCCACCTGA
- the ZBTB32 gene encoding zinc finger and BTB domain-containing protein 32 isoform X5, which produces MEEADQRHTGELATCVGHVATAGHASPRHPPPRPPARSRPYSCSVCGKRFSLKHQMETHYRVHTGEKPFSCSLCPQRSRDFSAMTKHLRTHGAAPYRCPLCKAGCPSLASMQAHMRGHSPSQLPPGWTIRSTFLYSSSSRPSSST; this is translated from the exons ATGGAGGAGGCTGATCAGAGGCACACAG GTGAACTTGCAACCTGTGTGGGTCATGTGGCCACAGCAGGCCACGCATCTCCCCGACACCCTCCCCCACGCCCTCCCGCTCGGTCTCGGCCCTATTCTTGTTCTGTCTGTGGGAAGAGGTTTTCACTCAAACATCAGATGGAGACGCACTACCGTGTTCACACAG GAGAGAAGCCCTTCTCCTGTAGCCTCTGTCCCCAGCGCTCCCGGGACTTCTCAGCCATGACCAAGCACCTGCGGACGCACGGGGCTGCACCCTACCGCTGCCCTCTGTGCAAAGCCGGctgccccagcctggcctccaTGCAGGCACACATGCGCGGCCACTCGCCCAGCCAGCTCCCACCAGGATGGACCATTCGCTCCACCTTCCtctactcctcctcctccagaccCTCTTCCTCCACCTGA